From the Nitrospira sp. genome, the window CATCCTCAGGGCGGCAGTGGCGTGGGTGCGGGAGAGTTCCTCACCGCCATGTCCATCCATCCAACCCGAGCCCTCTCGACTGCCGGTTGGGAATACAACATGGTGCGCTGGTTAGAACGCCAGGGATATGATGTGACCTATAGCACCGATCTCGACACACACAGCCGGGCGGATTTCTGGAAGGGCCACCGGGCGTGGCTCTCAGTCGGCCACGATGAATACTGGTCACAGGACATGCGGCGCCATGTGGAGAAAGCGCGCGACCAGGGGCTCGGCCTTGGATTTTTCTCCGCAAATACCTGCTATTGGCAGATCAGGCTGGAGCCCAGCCCGCTTACGGGCGAGCCGAACCGGACCATGGTCAGTTATAAGGAAGTGGCCCTGCAGGAAGATCCCCTGGCCCTGGACGGCGATCCATCGAACGACCATCTGATCACAGTGCAGTGGCGGGAGCCGCTCGTCAATCGTCCCGAACATCATCTGCTGGGCGTCATGTTTGCAACCGTCCCGATTGATGGAGACATTCTCATCACGGATCCCGAGCATCCGCTGTTCGACGGTGTGGATCTGCCGCCCGACCATCGCCTTCTCGGCCTCCTGGGGTACGAAATAGATCGAGCGTTTCCCGGCGGACCAGCCGGGTTGACCATCCTGGCGCATTCTCCATTTGAGAGGGATGGCCACGTCGTCCATAGCGATATGACCCTCTATCGGGCTGCCGATGGGGCTCCGGTGTTTGCTGCGGGGACGATCCAGTGGAGTTGGGGGCTCGATGACTATAATGCCCCCTCCCTACGAACCGCCCGATCCAGTGTCGCAGCACAGCAACTGACCGTCAATGTGTTGAAACTGCTCACACACAAGGCCGTTCCGGCACTTCCATAACCGGCCCTCCCCCATGCGCTCGCACCGTCGCAAACCATCCTCTGCAGGAGTCTGGCACCGGAAACTTTCCGCCCCCAACGCCACACACCTCAACCGACCTAGAAGAATCAACGACTTACGCTACACTTTCCCATTGCTTCTGCGAGAAGAATAATTTTATAGTCCATCACTTGACTTGCCTCTTCCTGGCGCTATCTATGTGTCGAGTTTTCTGCAGGTAGCCCTTGCAGTAACACGTCAGAGCTGAATTTCCAGCTTTCACACAACTGTACATCAGGGCCGAGACGCTCACTAATCTAAGAGGAGGATTGGGTATGGCTACGGAATCGAAGGAGAAGAAGTCGACGGCTGCGAAGAATTTCCAGCCCCTGGGTGATCGTCTGTTCGTCACCTATACCGAGGAAATGGAACGCACGGCCGGCGGAATTTATGTGCCGGATTCTGCGAAGGAAAAGCCGCAACGAGGCATCGTGCAGGCGATCGGCAAGAAGGTCGAGAACATCAAGGTCGGCGATCAGGTGTTGTTCGACAAGTATTCCGGCAGCAAGCTGCGGATCGAAGACGAAGAGTGCCTCATCCTCAAGGAAGAAGATATCCTGGGCATCTTCACCCACTAATCCTACTCACCCGACTAACGATTATCTGACGACGAACGGAGGAGACTTATGGCAAAGCAATTGTTGTATAGCGAAGCGGCGCGGGCAGCCATCCTGAGAGGGGTGAACCAGCTCGCCGATGCCGTGAAGGCGACGCTCGGGCCCAAGGGCCGGAACGCGATTTTGGATAAGAAGTTCGGCGCCCCGACGATCACCAAGGACGGCGTGACCGTGGCGAAGGAAGTCGAACTGAAGAACCCGTACGAGAATATGGGCGCCCAGCTGGTTCGTGAAGTCGCGAGCAAGACGAGCGACACGGCCGGTGACGGCACCACCACCGCCACGGTGCTGGCCCAGGCGATCTACCGGGAAGGCGTCAAGAACATCACGGCCGGTGCCAATCCGATGGAAATCCAGCGCGGCATCAATAAGGCCGTGGAAGTCGTGATCGGCGAGCTCAAGAAGCTCAGCAAGCCCTGCCAGAACAAGACCGAGATTTCCCAGGTCGGCACCATCTCCGCCAACAACGACAAGACCATCGGCGACCTCATCGCGGAAGCGATGGAGAAGGTCGGCAAGGATGGCGTGATCACGGTCGAAGAAGCCAAGTCGATGACCACTTCACTGGACGTCGTCGAGGGCATGCAGTTCGATCGCGGTTACATCTCCCCCTACTTCGTGACCAACGCCGAGCGGATGGAAGCCGTCATGGACGAGCCGCTCATCCTCATCAATGAAAAGAA encodes:
- a CDS encoding co-chaperone GroES gives rise to the protein MATESKEKKSTAAKNFQPLGDRLFVTYTEEMERTAGGIYVPDSAKEKPQRGIVQAIGKKVENIKVGDQVLFDKYSGSKLRIEDEECLILKEEDILGIFTH
- the groL gene encoding chaperonin GroEL (60 kDa chaperone family; promotes refolding of misfolded polypeptides especially under stressful conditions; forms two stacked rings of heptamers to form a barrel-shaped 14mer; ends can be capped by GroES; misfolded proteins enter the barrel where they are refolded when GroES binds) codes for the protein MAKQLLYSEAARAAILRGVNQLADAVKATLGPKGRNAILDKKFGAPTITKDGVTVAKEVELKNPYENMGAQLVREVASKTSDTAGDGTTTATVLAQAIYREGVKNITAGANPMEIQRGINKAVEVVIGELKKLSKPCQNKTEISQVGTISANNDKTIGDLIAEAMEKVGKDGVITVEEAKSMTTSLDVVEGMQFDRGYISPYFVTNAERMEAVMDEPLILINEKKVSSMKDLLPVLEQVAKLGKPLIIIAEEVEGEALATLVVNKLRGTLNVSAVKAPGFGDRRKAMLEDIAILTGGQVISEDLGLKLENVKLTDLGRAKRAVIEKETTTIIDGSGEKAAIQGRIAQIKGQIEETTSDYDREKLQERLAKLAGGVAVIRVGGATETEVKEKKDRIDDALNATRAAVEEGIVAGGGVALLRARTALAGLAGG